One window from the genome of Variovorax sp. PAMC26660 encodes:
- a CDS encoding Bug family tripartite tricarboxylate transporter substrate binding protein, whose translation MPTMHRRAFLATGSTALLTATGSAWAAYPDRPIKLIVPWAAGGSTDAIARAMAQRMSQTIGSPVIVDNRPGAAGMIGTDAAAKAAPDGYTIAIVELPHAIAPAVTAKLPYDLLRDFTPVTMIGTSPLVFFAGMDDDSKDFKTFIRTAAAKSAPPAIAHSGAGTVSHLAAELLASRTKIRFNMVPYRGSAPALTDVAAGTVAGHFATLASGSSLLGAHRIRPLLVTSTQRVNIPGLQNVPALAENGLKGLEIDQWWAMVAPATTPLDVIDKLRREAIAALDHPQVKERLSVLGVQMKGSTPGELRAFLRSEAERWQKAAHEIGLQPQ comes from the coding sequence ATGCCGACGATGCATCGCCGGGCCTTCTTGGCCACCGGCTCTACAGCCCTGCTCACTGCAACCGGAAGTGCATGGGCGGCCTACCCCGACCGGCCCATCAAGCTCATCGTGCCCTGGGCCGCGGGCGGCAGCACCGACGCGATTGCACGGGCGATGGCGCAACGCATGAGCCAGACCATCGGCAGCCCGGTGATCGTGGACAACCGGCCCGGCGCCGCCGGCATGATCGGCACCGACGCCGCTGCCAAGGCTGCGCCCGATGGCTACACCATCGCCATCGTCGAACTGCCGCACGCCATTGCGCCAGCCGTGACCGCCAAGCTGCCCTACGACCTGCTGCGCGACTTCACGCCGGTGACCATGATCGGCACCTCACCGCTGGTGTTCTTTGCGGGCATGGACGACGACAGCAAGGACTTCAAGACCTTCATCAGGACGGCCGCCGCGAAGTCGGCGCCGCCCGCCATTGCGCACAGCGGCGCTGGCACCGTGAGCCATCTCGCGGCCGAACTGCTGGCGAGCCGCACGAAGATCCGTTTCAACATGGTGCCGTACCGAGGCTCGGCGCCAGCGCTCACCGACGTCGCGGCGGGCACGGTGGCAGGTCACTTCGCCACGCTGGCCAGCGGCTCCAGCCTGCTGGGCGCCCACCGCATCCGGCCGTTGCTGGTGACGAGCACGCAGCGCGTGAACATTCCCGGCCTGCAGAACGTGCCCGCGCTCGCGGAGAACGGGCTCAAGGGGCTGGAGATCGACCAGTGGTGGGCCATGGTGGCACCGGCCACCACGCCGCTCGATGTGATCGATAAGCTGCGCCGCGAGGCCATCGCCGCGCTGGACCATCCGCAGGTGAAGGAGCGCCTGTCGGTGCTGGGCGTGCAGATGAAGGGCTCGACACCGGGCGAGCTGCGCGCCTTCCTGCGCTCCGAGGCCGAGCGCTGGCAGAAGGCCGCGCACGAGATCGGGCTTCAGCCTCAGTAG
- a CDS encoding pyridoxal-phosphate dependent enzyme, giving the protein MTTSQVLDFKFTAPPADPLAHPSGSQTAIVRDRTPKPPRNPHLRGLQCLRCDALYPVTLTHDGCPACKRAGFHVALRASYLPDGPDAMPMPYGPGFTLGEGHTPQQDMPALAQRFGVARLSLKDESCNPTGSHKDRMTAVGVAQALDFDAHTLVLASSGNAAVSAAHYAWAAGLGCEVATYEGMPATYARQLDALGARRYVFADNAGRWAFVRERSQYPGYFALTNYRLPALGSAPLAIEGYKPIALECLSDGGLPDHIVIPTARGDLAWGIYAGFRDLLAAGRITRLPRLWLVEPFARLSRVLAGGALNGSYPGHTAQFSTAGATVTYLQWQAATATGGGAVVVGDDEARAARRVLAGAGVSAELCAAAGLAALQQLRESSAIAADAHVVLMLTANASSDPSWPDRP; this is encoded by the coding sequence GTGACGACATCGCAAGTCCTGGACTTCAAGTTCACCGCGCCGCCCGCGGACCCTTTGGCCCATCCTTCTGGCAGCCAAACGGCCATCGTCCGGGACCGAACGCCGAAGCCCCCGCGCAACCCGCACCTGCGGGGCTTGCAGTGCCTGCGATGCGATGCGCTCTACCCGGTCACGCTGACGCACGACGGCTGCCCCGCCTGCAAACGCGCGGGCTTTCATGTCGCGCTGCGTGCCAGCTATCTGCCCGATGGACCCGATGCGATGCCGATGCCCTACGGGCCCGGTTTCACGCTGGGGGAGGGCCACACGCCGCAGCAGGACATGCCCGCGCTGGCGCAGCGCTTCGGCGTGGCGCGCCTGAGCCTCAAGGACGAATCGTGCAACCCCACCGGCTCCCACAAGGACCGCATGACCGCCGTGGGCGTGGCGCAGGCACTGGACTTCGACGCCCATACGCTGGTGCTCGCGTCCTCGGGCAATGCGGCGGTGTCGGCTGCGCACTACGCGTGGGCTGCAGGCCTGGGCTGCGAGGTGGCCACCTATGAAGGCATGCCCGCCACCTATGCACGGCAGCTCGATGCTCTGGGCGCGCGGCGCTACGTCTTCGCAGACAACGCAGGCCGCTGGGCCTTCGTGCGCGAGCGCTCGCAATACCCCGGCTACTTCGCGCTGACCAACTACCGCCTGCCCGCGCTGGGCAGCGCACCGCTGGCGATCGAGGGCTACAAGCCCATCGCGCTCGAATGCCTGAGCGACGGCGGGTTGCCGGACCACATCGTGATCCCGACCGCGCGTGGCGACCTCGCCTGGGGCATCTACGCGGGCTTTCGCGACCTGCTGGCGGCAGGGCGCATCACGCGCCTGCCCAGGCTCTGGCTGGTGGAACCCTTCGCGCGCCTGTCACGCGTGCTGGCGGGTGGCGCGCTCAACGGCAGCTACCCCGGCCACACGGCGCAGTTCTCGACGGCAGGCGCCACCGTGACGTACCTGCAATGGCAGGCTGCTACCGCCACGGGCGGCGGTGCGGTGGTCGTGGGCGACGACGAAGCCCGTGCAGCCCGGCGGGTGCTTGCCGGTGCCGGCGTCAGTGCCGAACTGTGCGCGGCGGCTGGCCTGGCCGCGCTGCAGCAACTGCGCGAGAGCAGTGCCATCGCGGCCGATGCCCACGTGGTGCTGATGCTGACCGCCAATGCGTCGAGCGATCCGAGCTGGCCCGACAGACCCTAA
- a CDS encoding LysR substrate-binding domain-containing protein: MRFTEIETFRALMRGSSTRKAAALLHVTQPAISQSLKRLEAQAGMLLFQRTGGRLVPTPEARALWIEVERVFIGMDAIEHRVRSLRDFGVSQLELSCFPAYGLGFMPRALARLKAHRGASPWPQVSLQVLSSKDVRDRVAMGISDFGLMADELSLEGIDHSTFSRFPGVVVMPEGHALARFKTIKPEQLAEAPFLSLNPEDPSHQRLEAALAPYGVALRVLVQTPYAASVCEMSLRGLGVGLVNPITALDYAERGLVVRRFSIDVSFTCLLALPAGKVLSATARDFISLMRLQLVEDEKRLQRYLR; this comes from the coding sequence ATGCGGTTCACAGAAATAGAAACCTTCCGGGCCCTCATGCGCGGCAGCTCCACCCGCAAGGCCGCCGCATTGCTGCACGTGACGCAGCCCGCCATCAGCCAATCGCTCAAGCGTCTCGAGGCGCAGGCCGGCATGCTGTTGTTCCAGCGCACCGGCGGGCGGCTGGTGCCCACGCCCGAGGCGCGCGCGCTGTGGATCGAGGTGGAGCGCGTGTTCATCGGCATGGATGCCATCGAGCACCGCGTGCGCAGCCTGCGCGACTTCGGCGTCAGCCAGCTGGAGCTGAGCTGCTTCCCGGCCTACGGCCTGGGCTTCATGCCGCGTGCGCTGGCAAGGTTGAAGGCGCACCGCGGCGCGAGCCCGTGGCCGCAGGTGTCGCTGCAGGTGCTCAGCTCGAAGGACGTGCGCGACCGCGTGGCGATGGGCATTTCCGATTTCGGCCTGATGGCCGACGAGCTTTCGCTCGAAGGCATCGACCATTCGACCTTCTCGCGCTTTCCGGGCGTGGTCGTCATGCCCGAGGGCCATGCGCTGGCGCGCTTCAAGACGATCAAGCCGGAGCAGCTGGCAGAGGCGCCCTTCCTCTCGCTCAACCCCGAAGACCCGTCGCATCAACGGCTGGAGGCCGCACTCGCCCCCTACGGCGTGGCGTTGCGGGTGCTGGTGCAGACGCCCTACGCGGCCAGCGTGTGCGAGATGTCGCTGCGCGGTCTCGGCGTGGGCCTGGTCAATCCGATCACGGCGCTCGACTACGCCGAACGCGGACTGGTGGTGCGTCGCTTCTCTATCGACGTGTCCTTCACCTGCCTGCTGGCCCTGCCGGCGGGCAAGGTCTTGTCCGCGACGGCACGCGACTTCATTTCGCTCATGCGGCTGCAACTGGTCGAGGACGAAAAGCGGCTGCAGCGCTACCTGCGCTGA
- a CDS encoding response regulator transcription factor, with product METSPLARTLREQGANSDLVLIVDDVPDNLAVLHDALDESGYTVLVATSGEQALQRAAQARPDIVLLDAMMPGIDGFEVARRLKADAATAHIPIVFMTGLTETEHLVAALEAGGVDYVTKPIKPKEVLARMNVHLQGARRARQDAQQAGQARNALDAFGYASITVRLPEGRLIWQTALARDLLQRYCETRAPETPPAVLDWLRSHTPDARQRGIEPPALSIAQGASSLTLRLHQQTSSDDDGDEWMIIMREVSDTGVIEAMSLSLKLTAREAEVLYWVVKGKTNKDIGEILGSSPATAKKHLERVYVKLGVETRTAAAGVAIKRIRELQPQFEI from the coding sequence ATGGAAACATCGCCGCTTGCCCGAACGCTGCGCGAGCAGGGCGCCAACAGCGACCTCGTGCTGATCGTCGACGACGTGCCCGACAACCTTGCGGTGCTGCACGACGCGCTCGACGAATCGGGCTACACCGTGCTCGTTGCCACCAGCGGCGAGCAGGCGCTGCAGCGCGCTGCGCAGGCGCGTCCCGACATCGTGCTGCTCGACGCGATGATGCCGGGCATCGACGGCTTCGAGGTCGCGCGCCGGCTCAAGGCCGATGCCGCGACGGCGCACATTCCCATCGTGTTCATGACCGGCCTGACCGAGACCGAGCACCTCGTGGCCGCGCTGGAGGCGGGCGGCGTCGACTACGTCACCAAGCCGATCAAGCCGAAGGAAGTGCTGGCGCGCATGAACGTGCATCTGCAGGGCGCACGCCGCGCGCGACAGGACGCGCAGCAGGCCGGCCAGGCACGCAACGCGCTCGACGCCTTCGGCTACGCGAGCATCACCGTGCGGCTGCCCGAGGGGCGCCTGATCTGGCAGACGGCGCTGGCGCGCGACCTGCTGCAGCGCTATTGCGAAACGCGCGCACCCGAAACGCCGCCGGCCGTGCTCGACTGGCTGCGCAGCCACACGCCCGATGCGCGGCAGCGCGGCATCGAGCCGCCGGCGTTGTCGATCGCGCAGGGCGCCAGCAGCCTCACGCTGCGGCTGCACCAGCAGACCAGCAGCGACGACGACGGCGACGAGTGGATGATCATCATGCGCGAGGTGTCCGACACCGGCGTGATCGAGGCCATGAGCCTGAGCCTGAAGCTCACGGCGCGCGAGGCCGAGGTGCTGTACTGGGTGGTCAAGGGCAAGACCAACAAGGACATCGGCGAGATCCTGGGCAGCAGCCCGGCCACGGCCAAGAAGCACCTGGAGCGGGTGTACGTGAAGCTGGGCGTCGAAACGCGCACGGCCGCGGCGGGCGTGGCCATCAAGCGCATCCGCGAGCTGCAGCCCCAGTTCGAGATCTGA
- a CDS encoding ATP-binding protein → MHRNGVNPDTQTATPDDAPQRIVKVRRDYNSWVASETLEDYALRYTPQRFRKWSEWRVANTAFGAASFLVLEAVGATLLVQYGFANAFWAILATGLIIFLAGLPISVYAARYGVDMDLLTRGAGFGYIGSTLTSLIYASFTFIFFALEAAVMAYALELALGIPPVWGYLVCALVVIPLVTHGVSAISRLQLWTQPLWLLMLVVPFVYVLVRDPGAFAGIAHYNGVRAGTKGFDLHLFGAALTVGIALITQMGEQADYLRFMPARTAATARRWWAGVLAGGPGWVVLGVFKMLGGALLAYLAITHMVPVERAVDPNQMYLAAYEYVFPNYGWAVAATALFVVISQLKINVTNAYAGSLAWSNFFSRVTHSHPGRVVWVVFNALIAFMLMEMNVFEALGDVLGLFANIAIAWMMAVVADLVINKPLGLSPPGIEFKRAHLWDINPVGVGAMALASVLSITAHLGVFGPLAQAFSALIALGTALVASPLLAWATGGKYYLARTSGPGSAALFAPAAGSRAVRWARVERNDEEGSYQRLKVQHCVICEREYEGPDMAHCPAYQGAICSLCCTLDARCGDLCKPHASLSAQWSAVLRWLLPRRSWRYLDTGLGHFLLLMLVIVPLLAVVFGVLYQQELRALAESALTLASQADASQAWASVQQSSLRSGFLKAYMALLVIAGIVAWWLVLAHQSRKVAQEESNRQTHLLVREIELHRETDRALQAAKQTADEAREIAEQAKLAAEHARQAADQANQAKSRYISAISHELRTPLNSILGYAQLMGEDHSVPPHRQQAVAVIKRGGEHLLSLIEGTLAIAHIEAGKLTLHARPMRFADTLRELADMFELQAAEKGLQFRFEAAGPLPEVVRADEKRVCQILINLLGNAIKFTAAGQVTLRLAYAREFASVEIEDTGPGMPAEDIERIFEPFARGNTAGASAAPGAGLGLTIAKMLTDLMGGEMKVRSTPGVGSLFCVRLFLPRVHDIAVAANRPAPVQRARRGYEGPRRRLLVVDNEEADRDLLGHVLAPLGFELRSAASGHDALDLIAAGYRPDAMFVDLAMPGIDGWETIRRARKLGLVDASVAIVSANAFDKGLDNDVGIVPEDFFVKPVRHTELLDWLERRLGLQWTEAAVKPAPAAVAPRAMLAPSLPRLRALEEAVSLGYFRGIMNQLDDIDAAQPECVAWTEAQRVLARQFQFEAMSRALAEAVSAP, encoded by the coding sequence ATGCACCGAAACGGTGTGAACCCCGACACCCAGACCGCCACCCCCGACGACGCGCCCCAGCGCATCGTCAAGGTCCGGCGCGACTACAACAGCTGGGTGGCCAGCGAAACGCTGGAGGACTACGCCCTGCGCTACACGCCCCAGCGCTTTCGCAAATGGTCCGAATGGCGGGTGGCCAACACGGCCTTCGGGGCGGCGTCGTTCCTCGTGCTCGAAGCGGTCGGTGCCACCTTGCTGGTGCAGTACGGCTTTGCCAACGCCTTCTGGGCGATCCTGGCGACGGGGCTCATCATCTTCCTGGCGGGGCTGCCGATCAGCGTGTACGCGGCGCGCTACGGGGTCGACATGGACCTGCTCACGCGCGGCGCCGGCTTCGGCTATATCGGCTCGACGCTCACCTCGCTGATCTACGCCTCCTTCACTTTCATCTTCTTCGCGCTCGAAGCGGCGGTGATGGCTTACGCGCTGGAACTGGCGCTGGGCATTCCACCGGTCTGGGGCTACCTGGTGTGTGCGCTGGTGGTGATTCCCCTGGTCACGCACGGGGTGTCGGCCATCAGCCGGCTGCAACTGTGGACCCAGCCGCTGTGGCTGCTGATGCTGGTGGTGCCTTTCGTCTATGTGCTGGTGCGCGATCCTGGTGCGTTCGCGGGCATTGCGCACTACAACGGGGTCAGGGCCGGCACCAAGGGATTCGATCTGCACCTGTTTGGCGCAGCCCTGACGGTCGGCATTGCGCTGATCACCCAGATGGGCGAACAGGCCGACTACCTGCGTTTCATGCCCGCGCGCACGGCCGCGACGGCGCGGCGCTGGTGGGCCGGCGTGCTGGCCGGCGGGCCGGGGTGGGTGGTGCTGGGCGTGTTCAAGATGCTCGGCGGCGCGCTGCTGGCCTACCTGGCGATCACGCACATGGTGCCCGTCGAGCGCGCGGTCGATCCGAACCAGATGTACCTGGCGGCCTACGAGTACGTGTTTCCGAACTACGGCTGGGCGGTGGCGGCGACGGCGCTGTTCGTGGTGATCTCGCAGCTGAAGATCAACGTCACCAATGCCTATGCGGGGTCGCTGGCCTGGAGCAATTTCTTCTCGCGCGTGACGCACAGCCATCCGGGGCGCGTGGTGTGGGTGGTGTTCAACGCGCTGATCGCCTTCATGCTGATGGAGATGAACGTGTTCGAGGCGCTGGGCGACGTGCTCGGACTGTTCGCCAACATCGCCATCGCCTGGATGATGGCCGTGGTGGCCGACCTGGTCATCAACAAGCCGCTGGGGCTGTCGCCGCCGGGCATCGAGTTCAAGCGCGCGCACCTGTGGGACATCAACCCGGTGGGCGTGGGCGCGATGGCGCTGGCCTCGGTGCTGTCGATCACTGCGCACTTGGGCGTGTTCGGGCCGCTGGCGCAGGCGTTCTCGGCACTGATCGCGCTGGGCACGGCGCTGGTGGCGTCGCCGCTGCTGGCCTGGGCGACCGGCGGCAAGTACTACCTGGCGCGCACCTCGGGGCCGGGCAGCGCCGCGCTGTTTGCGCCGGCCGCGGGCTCGCGCGCGGTGCGCTGGGCCCGGGTCGAGCGCAACGACGAAGAGGGCAGCTACCAGCGCCTGAAGGTGCAGCACTGCGTGATCTGCGAGCGCGAATACGAAGGACCGGACATGGCGCATTGCCCGGCCTACCAGGGCGCGATCTGTTCGCTGTGCTGCACGCTCGACGCGCGCTGCGGCGATCTGTGCAAGCCGCACGCGAGCCTGTCGGCGCAGTGGTCTGCTGTCTTGCGTTGGCTGCTGCCGCGCCGCAGCTGGCGCTACCTCGACACGGGGCTCGGGCACTTCCTGTTGCTGATGCTGGTCATCGTGCCGCTGCTGGCCGTGGTGTTCGGCGTGCTCTACCAGCAGGAGTTGCGCGCGTTGGCCGAAAGCGCGCTGACGCTCGCGTCGCAGGCAGATGCGTCCCAAGCCTGGGCGAGCGTGCAGCAGTCGTCGCTGCGCTCGGGTTTTTTGAAGGCCTACATGGCGCTGCTGGTCATCGCGGGCATCGTGGCGTGGTGGCTGGTGCTCGCGCACCAGAGCCGCAAGGTGGCGCAGGAAGAATCGAACCGGCAGACGCACCTGCTGGTGCGCGAGATCGAACTGCACCGCGAGACCGACCGCGCACTGCAGGCGGCCAAGCAGACCGCCGACGAAGCGCGCGAGATCGCGGAGCAAGCCAAGCTCGCGGCGGAGCATGCCAGGCAGGCCGCCGATCAGGCCAACCAGGCCAAGAGCCGCTACATCAGCGCCATCAGTCACGAGCTGCGCACGCCGCTCAACAGCATCCTGGGCTATGCGCAACTGATGGGCGAAGACCATTCCGTGCCGCCGCATCGCCAGCAGGCGGTGGCCGTCATCAAGCGCGGCGGCGAGCATCTGCTGTCGCTCATCGAAGGCACGCTGGCCATTGCGCACATCGAGGCTGGCAAGCTCACGCTGCATGCACGGCCGATGCGCTTTGCCGACACACTGCGCGAGCTGGCCGACATGTTCGAGCTGCAGGCGGCCGAGAAGGGCCTGCAGTTCCGCTTCGAGGCCGCGGGACCGTTGCCCGAGGTGGTGCGCGCCGACGAAAAGCGCGTGTGCCAGATCCTCATCAACCTGCTGGGCAACGCGATCAAGTTCACGGCGGCGGGGCAGGTCACGCTGCGGCTGGCCTATGCGCGCGAGTTCGCCTCGGTGGAGATCGAGGACACCGGACCCGGCATGCCGGCCGAGGACATCGAGCGCATCTTCGAGCCCTTCGCGCGCGGCAATACGGCCGGCGCGTCGGCCGCACCGGGTGCGGGGCTCGGGCTCACCATCGCCAAGATGCTGACCGACCTGATGGGCGGCGAGATGAAGGTGCGCAGCACGCCGGGCGTGGGCTCGCTCTTCTGCGTGCGCCTGTTCCTGCCGCGCGTGCATGACATCGCGGTCGCCGCCAACCGGCCCGCGCCGGTGCAGCGCGCGCGACGCGGCTATGAAGGCCCGCGCCGTCGCCTGCTGGTGGTCGACAACGAAGAGGCCGATCGCGACCTGCTTGGCCATGTGCTCGCGCCGCTGGGCTTCGAGCTGCGCAGCGCGGCCAGCGGGCATGACGCGCTCGACCTCATCGCCGCCGGCTACCGGCCCGACGCGATGTTCGTCGACCTCGCGATGCCGGGCATCGATGGCTGGGAAACCATCCGCCGCGCACGCAAGCTGGGGCTGGTCGATGCCTCGGTCGCCATCGTCTCGGCCAACGCCTTCGACAAGGGGCTCGACAACGACGTGGGCATCGTGCCCGAGGACTTCTTCGTCAAGCCGGTGCGCCACACCGAACTGCTCGACTGGCTCGAACGCCGGCTGGGCCTTCAATGGACCGAAGCTGCCGTCAAGCCTGCGCCCGCGGCCGTGGCGCCGCGGGCCATGCTGGCGCCTTCACTGCCTCGGCTGCGCGCGCTCGAAGAGGCGGTGAGCCTGGGCTACTTCCGCGGCATCATGAACCAGCTCGACGACATCGACGCCGCGCAGCCCGAGTGCGTGGCGTGGACCGAAGCCCAGCGCGTGCTGGCCCGCCAGTTCCAGTTCGAAGCCATGAGCCGCGCGCTGGCCGAAGCAGTGAGCGCCCCATGA
- a CDS encoding urease subunit gamma codes for MELTPREKDKLLIFTAALLAERRKARGLKLNYPEAIALISAAVMEGARDGKSVAALMSEGRSVLTRADVMDGIAEMIPDIQVEATFPDGTKLVTVHQPIV; via the coding sequence ATGGAACTGACCCCGCGCGAAAAAGACAAGCTGCTGATCTTCACCGCGGCGCTGCTGGCCGAACGCCGCAAGGCGCGCGGCCTGAAGCTCAACTACCCCGAAGCCATCGCCCTGATTTCCGCCGCCGTGATGGAAGGCGCCCGCGACGGCAAGAGCGTCGCGGCCCTGATGAGCGAGGGGCGCTCGGTGCTCACCCGCGCCGACGTGATGGACGGCATTGCCGAGATGATCCCGGACATCCAGGTCGAAGCCACCTTCCCCGACGGCACCAAGCTGGTCACCGTTCACCAGCCCATCGTCTGA
- a CDS encoding HupE/UreJ family protein produces MRHTAASKTLALLAFLLPLAASAHTGVDGGLHHGFPTGFMHPLTGADHLAAMVAVGLWSALAARRAWPDLLWAPLAFASMLLVGALMGLAGVQLPAVEPMIAASLLVLGLLVVTRIHLPAVVAMAVVGVFAVFHGVAHGYELASEEGAGLTLAGMVCATVLLHAAGIAIGWALRHANAWLPRIAGAAVVGLGATLLAQAI; encoded by the coding sequence ATGCGCCACACCGCTGCTTCCAAGACCCTCGCCCTGCTCGCCTTCCTGCTGCCTTTGGCGGCCAGCGCCCACACCGGCGTCGACGGCGGCCTGCACCACGGCTTCCCCACCGGCTTCATGCATCCGCTGACCGGCGCGGACCACCTGGCGGCCATGGTCGCGGTCGGCCTGTGGAGCGCATTGGCCGCGCGCCGCGCCTGGCCCGATCTGCTGTGGGCGCCATTGGCCTTCGCCAGCATGCTGCTGGTCGGTGCGCTGATGGGTCTGGCGGGCGTGCAGTTGCCGGCGGTCGAGCCGATGATCGCGGCCTCGCTGCTGGTGCTGGGCCTGCTGGTGGTCACGCGCATTCACCTGCCGGCCGTGGTGGCGATGGCAGTGGTCGGCGTGTTCGCCGTGTTCCACGGTGTGGCGCACGGCTACGAACTGGCGAGCGAAGAAGGCGCGGGTCTCACGCTGGCGGGCATGGTCTGCGCGACCGTGCTGCTGCATGCCGCGGGCATCGCCATCGGCTGGGCGCTGCGCCATGCCAACGCCTGGCTGCCGCGCATTGCCGGCGCCGCCGTGGTCGGCCTCGGCGCGACGCTGCTGGCCCAGGCGATCTGA
- a CDS encoding urease subunit beta encodes MTPGELFTDDGEHTLNPGRRTLTLVVQNTADRPIQVGSHYHFAETNGALGFDREAARGMRLNIASGAAVRFEPGQQRTVELVDFSGDRIVYGFRGLVQGKL; translated from the coding sequence ATGACACCCGGCGAACTCTTCACCGACGACGGCGAGCACACGCTCAACCCCGGACGCCGCACCCTCACGCTGGTGGTGCAGAACACCGCCGACCGGCCGATCCAGGTCGGCTCGCACTATCACTTTGCCGAAACCAACGGGGCCCTCGGCTTCGACCGCGAGGCCGCGCGCGGCATGCGGCTGAACATTGCCTCGGGCGCCGCAGTGCGCTTCGAGCCGGGCCAGCAGCGCACGGTCGAGCTGGTCGATTTTTCGGGTGATCGCATCGTCTATGGCTTTCGCGGCCTCGTTCAAGGAAAGCTCTAA
- the ureC gene encoding urease subunit alpha, which yields MATIGRRAYAEIFGPTVGDRVRLADTDLLIEVEADYTLRAGGYGEEVKFGGGKTIRDGMAQSQRTRAQGAVDTVLTNALILDHWGIVKADIGLKDGRIAAIGKAGNPDVQPGVDIVIGPGTEIISCEGNIVTAGGIDSHIHFICPQQIEEALSSGVTTMLGGGTGPATGTFATTATPGPWHIERMLQAADAFPMNLGFLGKGNASLPDALHEQIEAGVMGLKLHEDWGTTPSAISNCLDVADATDTQVAIHSDTLNESGFVENTIAAVGGRAICAFHTEGAGGGHAPDILRVVGETNFLPSSTNPTMPYTVNTLDEHVDMLMVCHHLDAGIAEDLAFAESRIRKETIAAEDVLHDLGAISMFSSDSQAMGRVGEVIIRTWQTAHKMKLQRGKLPEDNERNDNFRARRFIAKYTINPAIAHGIAHEVGSLEVGKWADIVIWKPAFFGVKPFTILKGGTIAMAAMGDPNASIPTPQPVHFRPMFGAYGGSLAKSSLTFVSQAGLASGIKERYGLAKNLSAVKNIRNVRKQHMIHNGYTPKMEIDAQTYAVRADGHLLTCEPAKLLPMAQRYFLF from the coding sequence ATGGCCACCATCGGGCGACGCGCCTACGCAGAAATCTTCGGCCCCACCGTGGGCGACCGGGTCCGTCTGGCCGACACCGACCTGCTGATCGAGGTCGAGGCCGACTACACCCTGCGCGCTGGCGGCTACGGGGAGGAAGTGAAGTTCGGCGGCGGCAAGACCATCCGCGACGGCATGGCGCAATCGCAGCGCACGAGGGCGCAAGGCGCTGTCGACACCGTGCTGACCAACGCGCTGATCCTCGACCACTGGGGCATCGTCAAGGCCGACATCGGCCTGAAAGACGGCCGCATCGCCGCCATCGGCAAGGCCGGCAACCCCGACGTGCAACCGGGCGTGGACATCGTCATCGGCCCGGGCACCGAAATCATCAGTTGCGAAGGCAACATCGTCACCGCCGGCGGCATCGACAGCCACATCCACTTCATCTGCCCGCAGCAGATCGAAGAGGCGCTGTCTTCCGGCGTGACCACCATGCTCGGCGGCGGCACTGGCCCCGCCACCGGCACCTTCGCGACCACCGCCACACCGGGCCCCTGGCACATCGAGCGCATGCTGCAGGCCGCCGATGCGTTCCCGATGAACCTGGGCTTCCTCGGCAAGGGCAACGCCAGCCTGCCGGATGCCCTGCATGAGCAGATCGAAGCCGGCGTCATGGGCCTGAAGCTGCATGAAGACTGGGGCACCACGCCCTCGGCCATCAGCAACTGCCTGGACGTGGCCGACGCCACCGACACGCAGGTGGCCATTCACAGCGACACGCTCAACGAATCGGGCTTTGTCGAAAACACGATTGCAGCCGTGGGCGGCCGCGCCATCTGCGCCTTCCACACCGAAGGCGCGGGCGGCGGCCATGCGCCCGACATCCTGCGCGTGGTGGGCGAGACGAACTTCCTGCCCTCTTCCACCAACCCCACGATGCCCTACACCGTGAACACGCTCGACGAGCACGTCGACATGCTCATGGTGTGCCACCACCTGGACGCCGGCATCGCCGAAGACCTGGCCTTTGCCGAGTCGCGCATCCGCAAGGAAACCATTGCGGCCGAAGACGTGCTGCACGACCTGGGCGCCATCAGCATGTTCAGCTCCGACAGCCAGGCCATGGGCCGCGTCGGCGAGGTCATCATCCGCACCTGGCAGACCGCGCACAAGATGAAGCTGCAGCGCGGCAAGCTGCCCGAAGACAACGAGCGCAACGACAACTTCCGCGCCAGGCGCTTCATCGCCAAGTACACGATCAACCCGGCGATTGCGCACGGCATCGCGCACGAAGTCGGTTCGCTCGAAGTCGGCAAGTGGGCCGACATCGTGATCTGGAAGCCCGCCTTCTTCGGCGTGAAGCCCTTCACCATCCTCAAGGGCGGCACCATCGCGATGGCTGCGATGGGCGACCCGAACGCGTCGATCCCGACGCCGCAGCCGGTGCACTTTCGCCCGATGTTCGGCGCGTATGGCGGCTCGCTCGCCAAAAGCTCGCTGACCTTCGTCTCGCAGGCCGGATTAGCTTCGGGCATCAAGGAACGCTACGGTTTGGCCAAGAACCTCAGCGCGGTGAAGAACATCCGCAATGTGCGCAAACAGCACATGATCCACAACGGCTACACGCCGAAGATGGAGATCGATGCGCAGACTTATGCAGTGCGCGCCGACGGCCACCTGCTGACCTGCGAGCCGGCGAAGCTGCTGCCGATGGCGCAGCGGTATTTCCTGTTTTGA